The proteins below come from a single Burkholderia sp. FERM BP-3421 genomic window:
- a CDS encoding RNA polymerase factor sigma-54 encodes MKASLQLRLSQHLALTPQLQQSIRLLQLSTLELQQEVAMAVSQNPLLENDDDWITSPLRVASDGSLIAQSPAQASADMSGQPPNGSGASNERPERDEPAGADEYDGYSDNGDASPWNLDDFGRSAPSSDEDDIPPLQVHEATTSLRDHLSAQLRVTQAGPRDRALVMFLIESLDDDGYLTASFDEILADLPAELEIDVDELNAALALLHSFDPAGVGARSASECLRLQLLRLDPSPTRVLALEIVSQYLELLAARDFTRLRKHLKANDDELRDAHTLIRSLEPFPGSAYGKAEADYVVPDIIVKKSGQSWHAELNPEVVPRLRINHLYANILRNSRGDPSAGSLKQQLQEARWLIKNIQQRFDTILRVAQAIVERQKNFFAHGEIAMRPLVLREIADTLGLHESTVSRVTTGKYMLTPFGTLEFKYFFGSHVSTDTGGAASSTAIRALIKQLIGAEDPKSPLSDSRIAELLAEQGFVVARRTVAKYREALKIPAVNLRKSL; translated from the coding sequence ATGAAAGCCAGCCTCCAACTTCGCCTGTCGCAACATCTCGCGCTGACCCCGCAGCTGCAGCAGTCGATCCGCCTGCTGCAGCTCTCGACGCTCGAATTGCAGCAGGAAGTGGCGATGGCGGTCTCACAGAACCCCCTGCTCGAGAACGACGACGACTGGATCACGAGCCCGCTGCGCGTCGCGTCGGACGGCTCGCTGATCGCGCAGTCGCCTGCGCAGGCATCGGCCGACATGTCGGGGCAGCCGCCGAACGGTTCGGGCGCGTCCAATGAGCGCCCGGAACGCGACGAGCCCGCCGGTGCCGACGAATACGACGGCTACTCCGACAACGGCGACGCGAGCCCGTGGAATCTCGACGACTTCGGCCGCTCCGCCCCCTCGTCCGATGAAGACGACATACCGCCGCTGCAGGTCCATGAAGCCACGACCTCGCTGCGCGATCACCTGTCCGCGCAGTTGCGCGTGACGCAGGCCGGCCCGCGCGACCGCGCGCTCGTGATGTTCCTGATCGAGTCGCTCGACGACGACGGCTACCTCACCGCGTCGTTCGACGAGATCCTGGCCGACCTGCCCGCCGAACTCGAGATCGACGTCGACGAACTGAACGCCGCGCTCGCGCTGCTGCACAGCTTCGACCCAGCAGGCGTCGGCGCGCGCTCGGCCTCCGAATGCCTGAGGCTGCAGCTGCTGCGGCTGGATCCGTCCCCGACGCGCGTGCTCGCGCTCGAGATCGTGTCGCAATATCTGGAGCTGCTGGCTGCGCGCGATTTCACGCGGCTGCGCAAGCACCTGAAGGCGAACGACGACGAGCTGCGCGACGCGCACACGCTGATCCGCTCGCTCGAACCGTTCCCCGGCTCGGCCTACGGCAAGGCCGAGGCCGACTACGTGGTGCCCGACATCATCGTGAAGAAAAGCGGCCAGAGCTGGCACGCGGAGCTCAATCCGGAAGTCGTGCCGCGCCTGCGCATCAACCATCTTTACGCGAACATCCTGCGCAACAGCCGCGGCGATCCGAGCGCCGGATCGTTGAAGCAGCAACTGCAGGAAGCGCGTTGGCTCATCAAGAATATCCAGCAGCGCTTCGACACGATCCTGCGCGTCGCGCAGGCGATTGTCGAACGTCAGAAGAATTTCTTTGCGCACGGCGAAATTGCCATGCGCCCCTTGGTTTTGCGGGAAATAGCTGATACGCTGGGCCTACACGAGTCGACTGTCTCCCGTGTGACAACAGGCAAGTACATGCTGACCCCGTTCGGGACGCTTGAATTTAAGTACTTCTTCGGATCACACGTGTCGACGGATACAGGGGGCGCCGCGTCATCCACGGCGATCCGCGCCCTCATCAAGCAACTGATAGGAGCCGAAGACCCAAAATCTCCTCTTTCGGACAGCCGCATAGCCGAGCTGCTGGCAGAACAAGGATTCGTGGTCGCGCGCCGCACGGTTGCCAAGTATCGCGAAGCCCTCAAGATCCCAGCGGTGAACCTGCGCAAGTCTCTGTAG
- the hprK gene encoding HPr(Ser) kinase/phosphatase, whose translation MDTSSINAQSIFDDNAAMLKLSWLTGHEGWERGFSSDTVSNATSSADLVGHLNLIHPNRIQVLGEAEINYYQRQTDEDRSRHMAELIALEPPFLVVAGGAAAPPELVLRCTRSSTPLFTTPMSAAAVIDSLRLYMSRILAPRATLHGVFLDILGMGVLLTGDSGLGKSELGLELISRGHGLVADDAVDFVRLGPDFVEGRCPPLLQNLLEVRGLGLLDIKTIFGETAVRRKMKLKLIVQLVRRPDGEFQRLPLESQTVDVLGLPISKVTIQVAAGRNLAVLVEAAVRNTILQLRGIDTLRDFMDRQRLAMQDPDSQFPGKLV comes from the coding sequence ATGGATACGTCCAGCATCAACGCCCAGAGCATCTTCGACGACAACGCCGCCATGCTGAAACTCAGCTGGCTGACGGGGCATGAAGGCTGGGAACGCGGTTTTTCCTCCGACACGGTATCGAACGCGACCTCGAGCGCCGACCTCGTCGGCCACCTGAACCTGATCCACCCGAACCGGATCCAGGTCCTCGGCGAGGCCGAGATCAACTACTACCAGCGCCAGACCGACGAGGACCGCTCGCGCCACATGGCCGAGCTGATCGCCCTCGAACCGCCGTTCCTGGTGGTCGCGGGCGGCGCCGCCGCCCCGCCCGAGCTGGTGCTGCGCTGCACGCGCTCGTCCACGCCGCTGTTCACGACGCCGATGTCCGCGGCCGCCGTGATCGACAGCCTGCGGCTCTACATGTCGCGCATCCTCGCGCCGCGCGCGACGCTGCACGGCGTGTTCCTCGACATCCTCGGGATGGGCGTGCTGCTCACGGGCGACTCCGGCCTCGGCAAGAGCGAACTCGGCCTCGAGCTGATCAGCCGCGGCCACGGCCTCGTCGCCGACGACGCGGTCGACTTCGTGCGCCTCGGCCCCGACTTCGTCGAGGGCCGCTGCCCGCCGCTGCTGCAGAACCTGCTCGAAGTGCGCGGCCTCGGCCTGCTCGACATCAAGACGATCTTCGGCGAGACCGCCGTACGGCGAAAGATGAAGCTGAAGCTGATCGTCCAGCTGGTGCGCCGGCCGGACGGTGAATTCCAGCGGCTGCCGCTCGAAAGCCAGACGGTCGACGTGCTCGGCCTGCCGATCAGCAAGGTCACGATCCAGGTGGCGGCCGGCCGCAACCTCGCGGTGCTGGTCGAGGCGGCGGTCCGCAACACGATCCTCCAGCTGCGCGGGATCGACACGCTGCGCGACTTCATGGACCGGCAGCGCCTCGCGATGCAGGATCCCGACAGCCAGTTCCCGGGCAAGCTCGTGTAA
- the ptsN gene encoding PTS IIA-like nitrogen regulatory protein PtsN: MENQSAAARRPQAAPLPANMNRLAKILPLENVVIGLSVTSKKRVFEQAGLIFENQNGIARSIVTDNLFARERLGSTGLGEGVAIPHGRIKGLKHPLAAFVRLAEPIPFEAPDGQPVSLLIFLLVPEQATQQHLEILSEIAQLLSDRDARERLHTSTDRDELHQLLTQWQP, encoded by the coding sequence ATGGAAAATCAGTCCGCCGCCGCGAGGAGACCCCAGGCCGCTCCCTTGCCTGCCAACATGAATCGCCTAGCCAAAATCCTGCCCTTAGAGAACGTCGTCATCGGCCTCTCGGTCACCAGCAAGAAGCGCGTCTTCGAACAAGCCGGGCTGATCTTCGAAAATCAGAACGGTATCGCCCGCAGCATCGTCACCGACAACCTGTTCGCGCGCGAGCGCCTCGGCTCGACGGGTCTCGGTGAAGGCGTCGCGATTCCGCACGGCCGAATCAAGGGGCTCAAGCACCCGCTCGCCGCGTTCGTGCGGCTCGCCGAGCCGATCCCGTTCGAAGCGCCCGACGGCCAGCCGGTGTCGCTGTTGATCTTCCTGCTGGTGCCAGAACAGGCCACCCAGCAGCACCTCGAAATCCTCTCCGAAATCGCGCAGTTGCTGTCCGACCGCGACGCGCGCGAACGCCTGCATACCAGTACGGACCGCGACGAGTTGCATCAACTCCTCACTCAGTGGCAACCTTGA
- a CDS encoding KdsC family phosphatase — protein MGATPATAAERASRVKLMIFDVDGVLTDGGLHFTATGDTMKSFNSLDGHGVKLLGEAGIATAIITGRRSEIVAARAREMRIGHLYQGVEDKRAALAELLAATGMTPDACGYMGDDWPDLAVMLRCGFATAPANAHPEVIARAHWVAEARGGHGAVREVCDAILRAQHRYDALLAAACGA, from the coding sequence ATGGGCGCCACTCCCGCCACGGCAGCCGAGCGCGCGAGCCGCGTGAAGCTGATGATTTTCGATGTCGACGGCGTGCTGACCGACGGCGGCCTGCATTTCACCGCGACGGGCGACACGATGAAGTCGTTCAATTCGCTCGACGGCCACGGCGTGAAGCTGCTCGGCGAGGCCGGCATCGCGACCGCGATCATCACCGGCCGCCGTTCCGAGATCGTCGCCGCGCGCGCGCGCGAGATGCGCATCGGGCACCTGTACCAGGGCGTCGAGGACAAGCGCGCGGCGCTCGCCGAGCTGCTCGCCGCGACGGGCATGACGCCCGACGCATGCGGCTACATGGGCGACGACTGGCCCGATCTGGCCGTGATGCTGCGCTGCGGCTTCGCGACCGCGCCCGCCAACGCACACCCCGAGGTGATCGCGCGCGCGCACTGGGTCGCGGAAGCGCGCGGCGGCCACGGCGCCGTGCGCGAGGTCTGCGACGCCATTCTGCGCGCGCAGCACCGCTACGACGCGCTGCTCGCCGCCGCCTGCGGAGCCTGA
- the lptB gene encoding LPS export ABC transporter ATP-binding protein: MNALPNRQPAGTSSSLVVRNLKKRYGSRTVVKDVSLDVKSGEVVGLLGPNGAGKTTSFYMIVGLVPLDAGDISLNGSPISLMPIHKRASLGLSYLPQEASVFRKLTVEENIRAVLELQHNDNGKLLSKDEIASRTEALLDELQIAHLRDNPALSLSGGERRRVEIARALASNPSFILLDEPFAGVDPIAVLEIQKIVKFLKQRNIGVLITDHNVRETLGICDHAYIISDGSVLASGAPSEIIENESVRRVYLGEHFRM; encoded by the coding sequence ATGAACGCGCTGCCGAATCGCCAGCCGGCCGGCACGAGCAGCTCGCTCGTGGTGCGCAACCTGAAGAAGCGCTACGGCTCGCGCACGGTCGTGAAGGATGTGTCGCTCGACGTGAAGAGCGGCGAGGTCGTCGGCCTGCTGGGGCCGAACGGCGCCGGCAAGACCACCTCGTTCTACATGATCGTCGGGCTCGTGCCGCTCGACGCCGGCGACATCTCGCTGAACGGCAGCCCGATCAGCCTGATGCCGATCCACAAGCGCGCGTCGCTGGGCCTGTCCTACCTGCCGCAGGAAGCCTCGGTGTTCCGCAAGCTCACCGTCGAGGAGAACATCCGCGCGGTGCTCGAGCTGCAGCACAACGACAACGGCAAGCTGCTCAGCAAGGACGAGATCGCGAGCCGCACGGAAGCGCTGCTCGACGAACTGCAGATCGCGCACCTGCGCGACAACCCGGCGCTGTCGCTGTCGGGCGGCGAGCGACGCCGCGTCGAGATCGCGCGCGCGCTCGCGAGCAATCCGAGCTTCATCCTGCTCGACGAGCCGTTCGCGGGCGTCGATCCGATCGCCGTGCTGGAAATCCAGAAGATCGTGAAGTTCCTGAAGCAGCGCAACATCGGCGTGCTGATCACCGACCACAACGTGCGCGAAACGCTCGGCATCTGCGATCACGCGTACATCATCAGCGACGGCAGCGTGCTCGCCTCGGGCGCGCCGAGCGAGATCATCGAGAACGAGAGCGTGCGCCGCGTGTACCTCGGCGAGCACTTCCGCATGTAA
- the lptA gene encoding lipopolysaccharide transport periplasmic protein LptA, giving the protein MNESFPCFSAGRARRAVRASLAAALIALPLAGLAPLAHAEKADQGKPINVEADNLTYDDLKQVTVATGNVVITKGTIIIKGDRVEVRQDPQGYQYATATMAPGSKKHASFRQKREGLDEYIDGDAERIDYDGKQDLTTLTTNATVRRLQGLSTVADTVHGSVITYDGQRDFYTAKGGKDVAAPGNPTGRVRAMLSPRNGGPAPLNGAPAPLAPSTTLQGAPQ; this is encoded by the coding sequence ATGAACGAATCGTTCCCTTGTTTTTCTGCCGGCCGCGCCCGTCGCGCCGTCCGCGCGTCGCTTGCCGCGGCGCTGATCGCGCTGCCGCTCGCCGGGCTGGCGCCGCTCGCCCACGCCGAAAAGGCCGACCAGGGCAAACCGATCAACGTCGAAGCCGACAACCTCACCTATGACGACCTGAAGCAGGTCACGGTCGCGACGGGCAACGTCGTGATCACCAAGGGCACGATCATCATCAAGGGCGATCGCGTCGAGGTGCGCCAGGATCCGCAGGGCTACCAGTACGCGACCGCGACGATGGCGCCGGGCAGCAAGAAGCATGCGTCGTTCCGCCAGAAGCGCGAAGGCCTCGACGAGTACATCGACGGCGACGCGGAGCGGATCGACTACGACGGCAAGCAGGATCTGACCACGCTGACCACGAACGCGACGGTGCGCCGCCTGCAGGGCCTGTCGACCGTGGCCGACACGGTGCACGGCAGCGTGATCACCTATGACGGCCAGCGCGACTTCTACACCGCGAAGGGCGGCAAGGACGTGGCCGCGCCGGGCAACCCGACGGGCCGCGTGCGCGCCATGCTGTCGCCGCGCAACGGCGGCCCCGCGCCGCTGAACGGCGCGCCCGCGCCGCTCGCGCCGTCGACCACGCTGCAGGGAGCCCCGCAATGA
- the lptC gene encoding LPS export ABC transporter periplasmic protein LptC — MNPRFRLTSLIPLVAMAALAGITYWLLQATLPPPGDGEARPKSHTPDYFADHFSVTELDQTGTTQYRLTAAGLVHYEDDESSDLTLPALRAFQPGKPVVTTTSKRGVVNGDVSIVDLYDDARIVRAAGGGDPPMQADSEHFRVLVNDDVIETKKPVKLQRGLSVATATDGMKYNNVTRVIDLYGNVRGMIAAADTSGGSHGQPK, encoded by the coding sequence ATGAATCCCCGATTTCGCCTGACCTCGCTGATTCCGCTGGTCGCGATGGCCGCGCTCGCGGGCATCACCTACTGGCTGCTGCAGGCCACGCTGCCGCCGCCCGGCGACGGCGAGGCGCGGCCGAAGAGCCATACGCCCGACTACTTCGCCGATCATTTCTCGGTGACCGAGCTGGACCAGACCGGCACCACGCAATACCGCCTGACGGCGGCCGGGCTCGTCCACTACGAGGACGACGAGTCGAGCGACCTGACGCTGCCGGCGCTGCGCGCGTTCCAGCCGGGCAAGCCGGTCGTGACGACCACCTCGAAGCGCGGCGTGGTCAACGGCGACGTGTCGATCGTCGACCTGTACGACGACGCCCGCATCGTGCGGGCGGCGGGCGGCGGCGATCCGCCGATGCAGGCCGATTCCGAACATTTCCGGGTGCTCGTCAACGACGATGTGATCGAGACCAAAAAGCCGGTTAAACTTCAGCGCGGCCTGTCGGTCGCCACCGCCACCGATGGCATGAAGTACAACAACGTCACCCGGGTCATCGATCTTTACGGCAACGTGCGCGGCATGATCGCCGCCGCTGACACGTCCGGCGGCTCCCATGGCCAACCCAAGTAA
- the hpf gene encoding ribosome hibernation-promoting factor, HPF/YfiA family encodes MNLKISGHHLEVTPAIREYVITKLDRVLRHSDQVIDGTVILSVDNHKEKDKQQRAEINLHLKGKDIFVESANGNLYAAIDLLIDKLDRQVVKHMERLQTHTHDPLKHQPAVEQIELPPQ; translated from the coding sequence ATGAACCTGAAGATCAGTGGACACCATCTCGAAGTCACCCCTGCGATTCGCGAATACGTGATCACCAAGTTGGATAGGGTGCTGCGGCATAGCGACCAGGTTATCGATGGCACTGTGATCCTCTCGGTCGACAACCACAAGGAAAAGGACAAGCAGCAGCGAGCGGAAATCAATCTGCATCTGAAGGGCAAGGATATCTTCGTCGAAAGCGCGAACGGCAATCTGTACGCCGCGATCGATCTGCTGATCGACAAGCTCGACCGCCAGGTCGTCAAGCACATGGAGCGACTGCAAACGCACACGCACGATCCGCTCAAGCACCAGCCGGCCGTCGAGCAGATCGAACTGCCGCCGCAATGA
- a CDS encoding LON peptidase substrate-binding domain-containing protein, with translation MSSLSTTLIDLPLFPLHTVLFPGGLLPLKVFEARYLDMARACLRDDAPFGVCLLRSGPEVAQEGAVSVPETIGCMARIVECDTGEFGMLYLRTIGTQRFELLSHRVEANGLLVGIAEPMPDDIPLDGELTLAQFGACAEVLERIIEALRRTEPGEMPFVEPFCFDSPTWVANRLSEVLPLDLRARQKLMEFPDVGARIDAVHQVLTRHGWL, from the coding sequence ATGTCCTCTCTCTCGACCACTCTCATCGATCTGCCGCTGTTTCCGCTGCATACGGTGTTGTTCCCGGGAGGCCTGCTGCCGCTCAAGGTGTTCGAGGCGCGCTATCTCGACATGGCGCGCGCATGCCTGCGCGACGATGCGCCGTTCGGCGTGTGCCTGCTGCGCAGCGGGCCGGAAGTCGCGCAGGAAGGCGCGGTCTCGGTGCCCGAGACGATCGGCTGCATGGCGCGGATCGTCGAATGCGACACCGGCGAATTCGGCATGCTCTACCTGCGCACGATCGGCACGCAGCGCTTCGAGCTGCTGTCGCACCGCGTCGAGGCGAACGGCCTGCTGGTCGGCATCGCGGAGCCGATGCCCGACGACATTCCGCTCGACGGCGAGCTGACGCTCGCGCAATTCGGCGCCTGCGCGGAAGTGCTCGAACGGATCATCGAGGCGCTGCGCCGGACCGAGCCGGGCGAGATGCCGTTCGTCGAGCCGTTCTGCTTCGACAGCCCGACCTGGGTGGCCAACCGGCTGTCCGAGGTGCTGCCGCTCGACCTGCGCGCGCGGCAGAAGCTGATGGAGTTTCCCGATGTCGGCGCACGCATCGACGCCGTGCACCAGGTGCTGACCCGCCACGGATGGCTGTAG
- the rapZ gene encoding RNase adapter RapZ: MRIVLITGISGSGKSVALNALEDAGYYCVDNLPPRVLPELARYLAEDGQHRLAVAIDARSSASLDDMPGLIRALSVDHDVRVLFLNASTQALIQRFSETRRRHPLSGSPSHDADVGLLSSLEEAIERERDLVAPLAEFGHQIDTSSLRANVLRSWVKRFIEQKNDDLVLMFESFGFKRGVPLDADFTFDVRALPNPYYDHQLRPLTGLDKPVIAFLDALPIVHQMIDDIEAFLVKWLPHFRDDNRSYLTVAIGCTGGQHRSVFIAETLAARLARQANVIVRHRDAPVDTDASSRLVT; encoded by the coding sequence ATGCGCATTGTCCTCATCACCGGCATTTCCGGCTCCGGCAAATCCGTCGCGTTGAACGCGCTGGAAGACGCCGGCTATTACTGCGTCGACAACCTGCCGCCGCGCGTGCTGCCGGAACTCGCGCGCTACCTGGCCGAGGACGGCCAGCATCGGCTCGCGGTCGCGATCGACGCGCGCTCGAGCGCCTCGCTCGACGACATGCCGGGCCTGATCCGCGCGCTGTCCGTCGACCACGACGTGCGCGTGCTGTTCCTCAATGCGAGCACCCAGGCGCTGATCCAGCGCTTCTCCGAAACGCGCCGCCGCCATCCGCTGTCCGGTTCGCCGTCCCACGACGCGGACGTCGGCCTGCTGTCGTCGCTCGAGGAAGCCATCGAGCGCGAGCGCGACCTGGTCGCGCCGCTCGCGGAATTCGGCCACCAGATCGACACCAGCAGCCTGCGCGCGAACGTGCTGCGCAGCTGGGTCAAGCGCTTCATCGAGCAGAAGAACGACGACCTGGTGCTGATGTTCGAATCGTTCGGCTTCAAGCGCGGCGTGCCGCTCGACGCCGATTTCACGTTCGACGTGCGCGCGCTGCCGAACCCGTACTACGACCACCAGCTGCGCCCGCTCACCGGGCTCGACAAGCCGGTCATCGCGTTCCTCGACGCGCTGCCGATCGTCCACCAGATGATCGACGACATCGAGGCGTTCCTCGTCAAATGGCTGCCGCACTTCCGCGACGACAACCGCAGCTACCTGACCGTCGCGATCGGCTGCACGGGCGGCCAGCACCGCTCGGTGTTCATCGCGGAGACGCTCGCCGCGCGTCTCGCGCGCCAGGCCAACGTGATCGTGCGGCATCGTGACGCGCCGGTGGACACCGACGCGTCGTCGCGGCTCGTCACCTAG
- a CDS encoding monovalent cation:proton antiporter family protein: MISPLEMTLLLLLASVVGVVVFRSLNLPPMLGYLTVGIVVGPHALGFAADLERAEHLAEFGVVFLMFSIGLEFSLAKLRAMRRLVFGLGLLQVLVTIAVALLLGALFERWVHITWQGSVALGGALAMSSTAIVSKMLAERLEIETEHGRNIFGVLLFQDLAVVPLLIVIAAFGGESSKDLAMSLGLASIKIVIALALLLIVGQRFMTRWLNVVARRRSQELFVLNLLLVTLGAAFITDRFGLSLALGAFIAGMLIAETPYRHQVEEDIKPFRDVLLGLFFVTTGMLLDPSVIWQHPFIVAGFFVGQVLLKGVTITGLARLFGAPPGVAMRTGLGLAQAGEFGFVLLNLILDRHLVDTMLLQAILASMLLSMMAAPFLIQNADRIVMRLSSTEWMQQSLQMTRIATQSLKQQGHVIICGYGRAGQNLARMLEQEGIPYVALDLDPDRITAAGAAGESVVFGDAARRESLLAAGIHRAAAVAITYANTPSALRVLHNVHELEPTLPVIVRTVDDADLERLLAAGATEVIPEIVEGSLMLASHTLVLMGVPMRRVVRRVEEMRDARYSLLRGYFHGADDAEDDDHEQVRLQSVPVDARADAVGRSLEELGLYALGLEVTAIRRHGIRGVEPDPDTKLRASDIVVLRGLPEALALAEERLSLHRRESPAAA; the protein is encoded by the coding sequence GTGATTTCCCCGCTCGAAATGACGCTCCTGCTGCTGCTGGCTTCGGTGGTGGGGGTGGTCGTGTTCCGTTCGCTGAACCTGCCGCCGATGCTCGGCTATCTGACCGTCGGCATCGTGGTCGGCCCGCATGCGCTCGGCTTTGCCGCCGATCTCGAGCGCGCCGAGCACCTCGCCGAGTTCGGCGTCGTCTTCCTGATGTTCTCGATCGGGCTCGAGTTCTCGCTCGCGAAGCTGCGCGCGATGCGACGGCTCGTGTTCGGGCTCGGCCTGCTGCAGGTGCTCGTCACGATTGCCGTCGCGCTGCTGCTCGGCGCGTTGTTCGAACGCTGGGTGCACATCACCTGGCAGGGCAGCGTCGCGCTCGGCGGCGCGCTCGCGATGTCGTCGACCGCGATCGTGTCGAAGATGCTGGCCGAGCGTCTCGAAATCGAGACGGAGCACGGCCGCAACATCTTCGGCGTGCTGCTGTTCCAGGATCTCGCGGTGGTGCCGCTCCTGATCGTGATCGCGGCGTTCGGCGGCGAGTCGTCGAAGGATCTCGCGATGTCGCTCGGGCTCGCGTCGATCAAGATCGTGATCGCGCTCGCGCTGCTGCTGATCGTCGGCCAGCGCTTCATGACGCGCTGGCTCAACGTGGTCGCGCGGCGCCGCTCGCAGGAGCTGTTCGTGCTGAACCTGCTGCTCGTCACGCTCGGCGCCGCGTTCATCACCGACCGCTTCGGGCTGTCACTCGCGCTCGGCGCGTTCATCGCCGGCATGCTGATCGCCGAGACGCCGTACCGGCACCAGGTGGAAGAGGACATCAAGCCGTTCCGGGACGTGCTGCTCGGCCTGTTCTTCGTCACCACCGGCATGCTGCTCGACCCGAGCGTGATCTGGCAGCATCCGTTCATCGTCGCCGGCTTCTTCGTCGGCCAGGTGCTGCTCAAGGGCGTCACGATCACCGGGCTCGCGCGCCTGTTCGGCGCGCCGCCCGGCGTCGCGATGCGCACCGGGCTCGGCCTCGCGCAGGCGGGCGAATTCGGCTTCGTGCTGCTGAACCTGATCCTCGACCGCCACCTCGTCGATACCATGCTGCTGCAGGCGATCCTCGCCTCGATGCTGCTGTCGATGATGGCCGCGCCGTTCCTGATCCAGAACGCCGACCGCATCGTGATGCGGCTGTCGTCGACCGAGTGGATGCAGCAGTCGCTGCAGATGACGCGGATCGCGACCCAGAGCCTCAAGCAGCAGGGCCACGTGATCATCTGCGGCTACGGCCGGGCCGGCCAGAATCTCGCGCGCATGCTGGAGCAGGAAGGGATCCCCTATGTCGCGCTCGACCTCGACCCCGACCGCATCACGGCGGCCGGGGCGGCCGGCGAATCCGTGGTGTTCGGCGATGCGGCGCGCCGCGAGTCGCTGCTCGCGGCCGGGATCCACCGGGCCGCGGCGGTCGCGATCACCTATGCGAACACGCCGTCCGCGCTGCGCGTGCTGCACAACGTGCACGAACTCGAACCGACCCTGCCCGTGATCGTGCGCACGGTCGACGACGCCGATCTCGAACGCCTGCTCGCCGCGGGCGCGACCGAGGTGATCCCGGAGATCGTCGAGGGCAGCCTGATGCTCGCGTCGCACACGCTGGTGCTGATGGGCGTGCCGATGCGGCGCGTGGTGCGCCGCGTGGAGGAAATGCGCGACGCGCGCTACAGCCTGCTGCGCGGCTACTTCCACGGCGCGGACGACGCGGAGGACGACGATCACGAGCAGGTGCGGCTACAATCGGTGCCGGTCGACGCGCGCGCGGACGCGGTCGGCCGCTCGCTCGAGGAGCTGGGGCTCTACGCGCTCGGCCTCGAGGTGACGGCGATCCGCCGCCACGGGATCCGCGGCGTCGAGCCGGACCCGGACACCAAGCTGCGCGCGAGCGACATCGTCGTG
- the kdsD gene encoding arabinose 5-phosphate isomerase KdsD, giving the protein MIAKINDDRALALARDVLDIEADAVRALRDQLDGSFIGAMGLLLECRGRVVVSGIGKSGHIARKIAATLASTGTPAFFVHPAEASHGDLGMVTEHDVFIALSNSGESDELVAIVPLIKRLGAKLIAITGRPASSLGQLADFHLNAAVAKEACPLNLAPTASTTAALALGDALAVAVLDARGFGSEDFARSHPGGALGRRLLTYVRDVMRTGAEVPTVAIDATLSDALFQITAKRMGMTAVVGPDNRVAGIFTDGDLRRVLERDGDFRRLPISEVMTRGPRTIGPDHLAVEAVELMERHRINQMLVVDAAGVLIGALNMHDLFSKKVI; this is encoded by the coding sequence ATGATAGCGAAAATCAATGATGACCGGGCGCTCGCGCTCGCCCGCGACGTGCTCGACATCGAGGCGGACGCCGTGCGTGCACTGCGCGACCAGCTCGACGGCAGCTTCATCGGCGCGATGGGCCTGCTGCTCGAATGCCGGGGCCGCGTGGTGGTGTCCGGCATCGGCAAATCGGGCCACATTGCACGCAAGATCGCCGCGACGCTGGCCAGCACCGGTACGCCCGCCTTCTTCGTCCACCCCGCCGAAGCCAGCCACGGCGACCTCGGGATGGTCACCGAGCACGATGTCTTCATCGCCCTTTCGAACTCCGGCGAGTCGGATGAGCTCGTCGCGATCGTGCCGCTCATCAAGCGGCTCGGCGCGAAGCTGATCGCGATCACGGGCCGCCCGGCCTCGAGCCTCGGCCAACTGGCCGACTTCCACCTGAACGCGGCGGTCGCGAAGGAAGCGTGCCCGCTGAATCTCGCGCCGACGGCGAGCACCACCGCGGCGCTCGCGCTCGGCGACGCGCTCGCGGTGGCCGTGCTCGACGCGCGCGGCTTCGGCTCCGAGGATTTCGCGCGCTCGCACCCGGGCGGCGCGCTCGGCCGCCGGCTGCTGACCTACGTGCGCGACGTGATGCGCACGGGCGCCGAGGTGCCGACCGTGGCCATCGACGCGACGCTGTCCGACGCGCTGTTCCAGATCACCGCGAAGCGCATGGGCATGACGGCCGTGGTCGGGCCGGACAACCGGGTCGCCGGCATCTTCACCGACGGCGACCTGCGCCGCGTGCTCGAACGCGACGGCGATTTCCGCCGCCTGCCGATCAGCGAGGTGATGACGCGCGGTCCGCGCACGATCGGCCCCGATCACCTGGCCGTCGAGGCGGTGGAGCTGATGGAGCGCCACCGGATCAACCAGATGCTCGTGGTCGACGCCGCCGGCGTGCTGATCGGCGCGCTGAACATGCACGACCTGTTTTCGAAGAAGGTAATCTGA